A region of Rahnella aceris DNA encodes the following proteins:
- a CDS encoding M24 family metallopeptidase — translation MKAEHEYSLKTLPAPATYPHIPTPVLSDETMASRLRHILHAMQQHQLDSLVIYADKEHGGNFEYLAGFIPRFEEALLVVRATGELTYVMGNENLKLVPHARNAGRCLHAPVFSLPNQPMKHHQPLHDLLKSAGIADAQHVGIAGWKLFRCDPVTDKTTFDVPAFVLDAVRKAAGVAGDVVNATGLFTSPENGARRINTANEVAFYEYGANLASTQVLAALDTIAPGKSEKEIGQLLAGEGQHGNVIMIAATGERFAHANLYPSDKTIRHGDKFSLTAGYKGGLTSRAAYVVAAENELPEEVSDWLQRLAIPYYHTVVTWLEALRIGLTGGELYQLVEQTLPQSIYHWHLNPGHLVADEEWLCSPVYGGSVIPFESGMLFQIDIIPSLPGYGGSSIEDTVGLADESLRKELETQFPEVWQRMVTRKKYLTDVLSIRLSEDVILLSNTVGYLRPFLLDKSRALVRT, via the coding sequence ATGAAAGCTGAACATGAGTATTCACTGAAAACCCTCCCGGCTCCCGCGACTTACCCTCACATTCCCACCCCGGTATTATCCGATGAAACCATGGCGTCACGCCTGCGTCATATCCTTCACGCGATGCAACAGCATCAGCTCGACAGCCTGGTGATTTATGCCGACAAAGAACACGGCGGCAATTTCGAATATCTTGCGGGTTTTATCCCGCGCTTTGAAGAAGCCTTGCTGGTGGTGCGCGCGACCGGTGAACTGACTTATGTTATGGGGAATGAAAATCTGAAACTGGTTCCCCATGCGCGCAACGCGGGTCGCTGCCTGCATGCGCCGGTGTTTTCCCTGCCCAACCAGCCGATGAAACATCATCAGCCGCTGCACGATTTGCTTAAATCTGCCGGTATTGCTGACGCGCAGCACGTTGGCATTGCAGGCTGGAAACTGTTCAGATGTGACCCTGTCACGGATAAAACCACCTTTGATGTGCCCGCGTTTGTCCTCGACGCAGTCCGAAAGGCCGCGGGCGTGGCTGGAGATGTGGTCAACGCCACCGGTCTGTTTACCTCGCCAGAAAATGGTGCGCGGCGGATTAATACCGCTAATGAAGTGGCGTTTTATGAATACGGCGCCAACCTGGCCTCCACTCAGGTGCTTGCGGCGCTGGATACGATTGCACCCGGCAAATCAGAAAAAGAAATCGGTCAGTTACTGGCAGGAGAAGGCCAGCACGGGAACGTGATTATGATTGCCGCGACGGGCGAGCGTTTCGCCCATGCGAATCTGTATCCTTCCGACAAAACTATCCGGCATGGCGATAAGTTTTCGCTCACCGCCGGATACAAAGGAGGCCTCACCAGCCGTGCGGCGTATGTGGTGGCGGCGGAAAATGAATTACCGGAAGAGGTTTCGGACTGGTTGCAGCGGCTCGCGATACCCTATTACCACACGGTAGTAACCTGGCTTGAAGCACTGCGCATCGGGCTGACCGGCGGCGAGCTTTATCAGCTTGTTGAGCAAACGCTGCCACAGAGCATCTATCACTGGCATCTCAATCCCGGCCATCTGGTTGCAGATGAGGAGTGGTTGTGTTCTCCGGTATACGGTGGCTCAGTGATCCCGTTTGAAAGTGGCATGTTGTTTCAGATTGATATTATTCCGTCATTACCCGGCTATGGTGGCAGCAGCATCGAAGATACGGTAGGGCTGGCAGATGAATCACTGCGAAAAGAGCTGGAAACGCAGTTCCCGGAGGTCTGGCAGCGTATGGTCACCCGTAAAAAATACCTGACGGACGTGCTGAGTATTCGCCTTTCCGAGGACGTGATTCTGCTTTCCAATACTGTCGGTTACCTGCGGCCTTTCCTGCTGGATAAGTCGCGGGCTTTGGTGCGGACGTAA
- a CDS encoding helix-turn-helix domain-containing protein has product MVTESDKGKDLSQATAELFAELIPYLQFRTVPAGSRFHLYERGEFYCYFIRKGWFKTFHNDEPVLIGTLSVPGIIGIGGAVPSEARMFIQAQDESEIAVSTVAEMHALIDRLELWEPMAKHFFRMTNNLYVKSTMLTAPTSYEILRHQLMELMKEPPEIRENIPAAHYIQLKTHLSRSTIMKVLSQLKQGGYVRLHNGILKEVIRLPLKY; this is encoded by the coding sequence ATGGTTACCGAGAGTGATAAGGGCAAAGACCTCAGTCAGGCTACCGCTGAGCTATTTGCCGAACTTATTCCCTATCTCCAGTTCCGTACTGTCCCCGCGGGCTCGCGCTTCCATCTGTATGAGAGGGGGGAATTTTATTGTTATTTCATTCGCAAAGGCTGGTTTAAAACCTTTCATAACGACGAACCTGTGCTGATAGGCACGTTGTCAGTGCCGGGCATCATTGGTATTGGCGGTGCGGTGCCCTCAGAGGCCAGAATGTTTATTCAGGCGCAGGATGAATCTGAGATTGCCGTCTCCACCGTGGCGGAGATGCATGCCCTGATTGATCGTCTGGAGTTGTGGGAGCCAATGGCAAAGCACTTTTTCAGGATGACCAACAATCTCTATGTCAAAAGCACAATGCTGACGGCACCAACATCCTATGAAATTCTGCGCCACCAGCTCATGGAACTCATGAAAGAACCGCCGGAAATACGCGAAAATATTCCTGCTGCCCATTACATTCAGCTTAAGACGCACCTTTCACGCAGCACGATCATGAAAGTGCTTTCACAATTGAAACAGGGGGGATATGTGAGGCTCCACAACGGTATTCTGAAAGAAGTGATCCGTTTGCCACTGAAATACTGA
- a CDS encoding YebG family protein, giving the protein MAVETKFVVVRKGEEKMTFANKKEADAYDKMLDMADAFTEWLLQSNIGMDEALAENIALHLAEQKDTVQHILRTSKLPEAEIAHQPAAETPAEAEAEEVVAENVAAEENAAEENVAEKPATAKKVRAVKAA; this is encoded by the coding sequence ATGGCTGTTGAAACAAAATTTGTTGTGGTCAGAAAAGGTGAAGAGAAAATGACTTTTGCCAATAAGAAAGAAGCAGACGCTTACGACAAGATGCTGGACATGGCGGATGCTTTTACTGAATGGCTGTTACAGAGCAATATCGGGATGGATGAAGCACTGGCGGAAAACATTGCACTTCACCTCGCCGAGCAGAAAGACACCGTCCAGCATATTCTGCGCACCAGCAAATTGCCGGAAGCAGAAATCGCACACCAGCCCGCTGCTGAAACGCCAGCAGAAGCAGAAGCAGAAGAAGTGGTCGCAGAAAACGTGGCTGCTGAAGAAAATGCTGCCGAAGAAAATGTTGCCGAAAAACCTGCCACTGCCAAAAAAGTCCGTGCGGTAAAAGCCGCGTAA
- a CDS encoding GNAT family N-acetyltransferase, translating into MTNLKAVCNWTKDTYLITTDFQKLDIPAIHAYLTRSSWAPGIDEQTVRAGAENSLNFGLFDDGKQIGYARFITDYATFAYLCDVYVLEDYQGKNLGAWLIECVQSHPVTAKLRRMALFTSTAPWLYQKFGYTPVNEPDYTWVITRPGIYLNKDG; encoded by the coding sequence GTGACAAACCTGAAAGCTGTATGCAACTGGACCAAAGACACTTATCTGATCACTACCGATTTTCAAAAACTGGATATTCCGGCAATTCACGCCTACCTGACCCGGTCAAGCTGGGCGCCGGGCATTGACGAACAGACGGTGCGCGCTGGCGCAGAAAACAGCCTGAACTTCGGGTTGTTCGACGACGGAAAACAGATCGGTTACGCCCGCTTTATCACGGACTACGCCACCTTTGCTTACCTGTGTGATGTCTATGTGCTGGAAGATTATCAGGGGAAAAATCTGGGCGCATGGCTGATCGAATGTGTGCAGTCGCATCCGGTCACAGCAAAACTTCGCCGGATGGCACTCTTTACTTCTACCGCGCCGTGGTTGTATCAAAAGTTTGGTTACACACCGGTTAACGAACCTGACTACACCTGGGTCATCACCCGGCCAGGAATTTACCTGAACAAAGACGGGTAG
- a CDS encoding LysR family transcriptional regulator: MNTRLLRAFVTLAEKGNYAQAAQALSVSQPALTKQINLLESTLNVALFARGRQGSALTAAGQRLLPEAEKVLRQMAAFMQHASQVEKGGEGLLAAGFGLSSFILAPQCIAKFRAAYPGVDITLEDLPSAQQYDMLQRGELHIGFVRVPPPAPLSYHALFEDKLVLVVSEDNGEDMSERLRNRPLLRLYTERAGGLNAQTDRFLQENLFHVSSVQLAEDIQTIVALVAAGIGVALLPESVVHIAPPELKILPLTGPATRWQVGIAWDARNEDVIRDNFVRMVTENLKAAACI; the protein is encoded by the coding sequence GTGAACACACGTTTGCTCAGGGCTTTTGTCACACTGGCTGAAAAAGGGAATTATGCGCAGGCAGCGCAGGCGCTTTCCGTTTCACAACCGGCACTCACCAAACAGATCAATCTGCTGGAATCGACGCTGAACGTGGCGCTTTTTGCCCGCGGACGACAAGGCAGTGCGCTGACAGCCGCAGGCCAGCGGCTTTTGCCGGAAGCGGAGAAAGTATTGCGACAAATGGCCGCGTTTATGCAACATGCCAGCCAGGTTGAAAAGGGGGGAGAAGGGCTGCTGGCTGCCGGATTCGGCCTGTCGAGTTTCATCCTGGCGCCACAATGTATTGCGAAATTCCGCGCAGCATATCCCGGCGTGGATATCACGCTGGAAGATCTGCCTTCCGCGCAGCAATACGACATGCTGCAACGCGGGGAACTGCACATTGGTTTTGTGCGTGTCCCGCCGCCTGCACCGCTCAGTTACCACGCGCTGTTTGAGGATAAACTGGTGCTGGTGGTGTCTGAAGATAACGGCGAGGATATGAGTGAAAGGCTCAGGAACCGTCCGTTACTGCGTTTGTATACTGAGCGGGCGGGGGGGCTGAATGCGCAGACAGACCGTTTTTTACAGGAGAATCTGTTTCATGTTTCATCGGTTCAACTGGCGGAGGATATCCAGACTATTGTCGCACTGGTAGCGGCCGGGATCGGCGTGGCGTTGCTACCCGAAAGCGTCGTGCATATTGCGCCGCCGGAGCTGAAAATACTTCCGCTCACCGGCCCTGCGACGCGCTGGCAGGTGGGGATTGCATGGGACGCCCGGAATGAAGATGTCATTCGCGATAACTTTGTGCGGATGGTGACTGAAAATCTCAAAGCCGCTGCCTGTATATAG
- a CDS encoding nitrilase family protein, whose protein sequence is MSDPKTLKAAVIQFQHQAGNKKYNLLIMERFIEKAAIEGVNILAFPEMCITGYWHVPKLDAAGVQALAEPADTGPSVALIRSLAVKHQMLIGAGFIERAADGRLYNAYAACMPDGSLHIHRKMHAFEHEAFSCGDSYTVFGTPWGVKVGILICWDNNLVENARATALLGADILLAPHQTGGTHSRSPHGMKPIPLALWQQRAERKEEITAAFKGPSGREWLMRWLPSRAHDNGMFILFSNGVGADDDEVRTGNAMILDPYGRIVDETWVAADAMVSADLDLSLIPMSTGRRWMAGRRPDLYHILTEYQGYERDAMTARFSEELPGIPKR, encoded by the coding sequence ATGTCGGACCCCAAAACACTCAAAGCAGCGGTCATTCAATTTCAGCATCAGGCGGGTAACAAAAAATATAACCTGTTAATTATGGAGCGTTTTATCGAAAAAGCGGCTATTGAAGGCGTCAATATTTTGGCCTTTCCGGAAATGTGTATCACCGGTTACTGGCACGTGCCCAAACTCGATGCTGCTGGCGTTCAGGCACTGGCGGAGCCAGCCGACACCGGCCCCTCTGTTGCGCTGATCCGCTCGCTGGCCGTGAAACATCAGATGCTGATTGGCGCCGGATTTATCGAACGTGCCGCTGACGGGCGTCTGTATAATGCCTACGCCGCCTGCATGCCTGACGGTTCGTTACACATCCACCGCAAAATGCACGCCTTTGAGCATGAGGCTTTCAGTTGCGGCGACAGTTATACCGTGTTCGGGACCCCCTGGGGCGTGAAGGTCGGGATCCTCATCTGCTGGGACAACAATCTGGTGGAAAATGCCCGTGCCACCGCCCTGCTGGGAGCAGATATTTTACTGGCACCGCATCAGACAGGCGGCACACATTCACGCAGCCCGCACGGCATGAAACCGATACCGCTGGCATTGTGGCAGCAGCGTGCTGAACGCAAAGAAGAGATTACCGCAGCGTTTAAAGGTCCCAGCGGCCGGGAATGGCTGATGCGCTGGTTGCCCTCACGCGCTCACGATAACGGCATGTTTATTTTGTTCAGTAACGGCGTCGGTGCGGATGATGATGAAGTACGCACCGGTAACGCGATGATCCTCGACCCTTATGGCCGGATCGTCGATGAAACCTGGGTTGCTGCGGATGCGATGGTCAGCGCGGATCTGGATTTATCGCTGATCCCGATGAGTACCGGCAGGCGCTGGATGGCAGGCCGCAGACCCGATTTGTATCATATTCTGACTGAATATCAGGGCTATGAGCGGGATGCAATGACGGCACGTTTTTCTGAGGAATTACCGGGGATCCCAAAACGCTAA
- a CDS encoding YybH family protein has translation MSTHPIRQVIEACDKAISVRDFDALMAHYAEEAALVIKPGMIARGKTDIRKAFIAISDYFQDQLVVEQGEMQVIEGAEDALVIMETVLHFPDGQGGKVTTTRRATYVFRHEPDGRWLCTIDNSYGTSLLDQE, from the coding sequence ATGAGTACACACCCGATCCGCCAGGTTATCGAAGCCTGTGACAAAGCCATATCCGTCAGGGATTTTGACGCACTGATGGCGCATTATGCCGAAGAGGCGGCGCTGGTAATTAAACCGGGCATGATTGCCCGCGGCAAAACCGACATCCGCAAAGCCTTTATCGCCATCTCGGATTATTTTCAGGATCAGCTGGTGGTAGAACAGGGCGAAATGCAGGTGATTGAAGGGGCAGAGGATGCGCTGGTGATCATGGAAACGGTGCTGCATTTTCCCGACGGACAGGGCGGAAAGGTGACCACTACCCGCCGTGCCACCTATGTTTTCCGCCATGAACCGGACGGTCGCTGGCTGTGTACCATCGATAATTCATATGGCACATCGCTGTTGGATCAGGAATAA
- a CDS encoding sulfite exporter TauE/SafE family protein: MYVVIALTGILAGVISGVVGTGGSIMLLPALTYTFGPKTAIPVMAIAAIVGNISRVLLWRKDINIRAFLLYAMPGIPAAVLGANTLWEMPATLSNMCIGAFFLLLIPLRHYARCRAFTLSSAQLAMAGALTGFLTGVVFSTGPLTIPVFAGYGLVKGALLSTEAAASFAIYFAKASAFSVIGAMPWPVFLSGLLVGGALTTGMLIGKKFVIKMSETSFNRLIDIMLFLAGISLLWNSAKGH, encoded by the coding sequence ATGTATGTGGTGATTGCTCTGACGGGCATACTGGCGGGTGTGATCAGCGGCGTTGTCGGCACCGGCGGTTCCATCATGCTGTTGCCGGCGCTGACGTATACTTTCGGCCCGAAAACTGCGATTCCGGTGATGGCGATTGCCGCTATTGTCGGCAATATCTCCCGCGTGCTTCTCTGGCGCAAAGACATCAACATTCGGGCATTTTTGCTGTACGCCATGCCCGGCATTCCCGCCGCCGTTCTCGGCGCAAATACCCTGTGGGAAATGCCCGCCACGCTGTCGAATATGTGTATCGGCGCGTTCTTCTTGTTGCTGATCCCTTTGCGTCATTACGCCCGTTGCCGGGCTTTTACCCTCAGCAGTGCGCAACTGGCGATGGCAGGCGCGCTGACAGGGTTTCTGACCGGTGTGGTATTTTCAACCGGCCCGCTGACCATTCCGGTTTTCGCCGGTTACGGGCTGGTGAAAGGCGCGCTGCTGTCCACCGAGGCTGCCGCCTCGTTCGCGATTTATTTCGCCAAAGCCTCAGCGTTCAGCGTGATTGGTGCAATGCCGTGGCCGGTGTTTTTGAGCGGCTTGCTGGTGGGTGGCGCACTGACGACAGGGATGCTTATTGGCAAAAAATTTGTTATTAAGATGTCAGAGACATCCTTCAACCGCCTGATCGACATCATGTTATTTCTGGCGGGTATCTCTTTACTCTGGAACTCAGCAAAAGGACATTAA
- a CDS encoding LysR substrate-binding domain-containing protein, which translates to MHALPPITALRAFLVACHAGSFTAAAQELCITHGAVSRHIQGVEKWFGVNLFRKEGQRRVPTPYALTLARELGGAFDTLSDIALRYGNGGRNNVFNVSVPTTMSLKWLLPRLDDFYTQFPEANLQISTANTEQLHIVGHYDLLIRRETGATEYSAIPFLADTHCLMAAPALLKRFPLETPEDVLKCPRVETLTRPGHWNLWLAAAGLEKPPVSGFRRYDHFHVSLHAMLEGIGVGLGPVSTLSAEIRRGNLIPMFPQITVAPCHYHALTPVGVQKTLLHQAFERWLVAQVECGNQS; encoded by the coding sequence ATGCATGCCCTTCCCCCGATAACGGCCCTCCGCGCCTTTCTTGTCGCCTGTCATGCCGGGAGTTTTACCGCCGCAGCACAGGAGTTATGCATTACGCACGGCGCGGTAAGCCGCCATATTCAGGGGGTGGAAAAGTGGTTTGGGGTGAATTTATTTCGTAAAGAAGGCCAGCGGCGGGTGCCGACACCTTATGCGCTGACGCTGGCACGCGAGCTGGGCGGTGCGTTCGATACCCTGTCGGATATCGCCCTGCGCTACGGTAATGGCGGGCGGAATAACGTGTTCAATGTCAGCGTGCCAACCACCATGAGCCTGAAATGGCTGCTGCCTCGCCTTGATGATTTTTATACGCAATTTCCTGAGGCAAATCTGCAAATCTCTACGGCCAATACCGAGCAGTTACACATTGTGGGGCATTACGATTTGCTGATCCGTCGTGAAACCGGTGCCACGGAATATTCCGCGATCCCTTTTCTGGCCGATACCCATTGCCTGATGGCCGCACCGGCGCTGCTCAAACGTTTTCCGCTGGAGACGCCGGAGGACGTGCTGAAATGTCCGCGCGTTGAAACCCTCACCCGTCCCGGACACTGGAATTTATGGCTGGCGGCGGCAGGGCTGGAGAAACCGCCGGTCAGCGGCTTTCGCCGTTACGATCATTTTCACGTTTCGTTGCATGCGATGCTGGAAGGAATTGGCGTCGGGCTGGGGCCGGTCAGTACGTTGTCGGCGGAAATCCGTCGCGGGAATCTGATACCGATGTTCCCGCAGATTACCGTCGCGCCCTGCCATTACCACGCCCTGACGCCAGTGGGCGTGCAGAAAACCCTGCTCCACCAGGCGTTTGAACGCTGGCTGGTGGCCCAGGTGGAATGCGGCAATCAGTCGTAA
- a CDS encoding alpha,alpha-trehalase, producing the protein MQNANYQTNENALFDSENADSEETRLSELEPIELILDRMMDAEPEPGMIEGLPPSDALTPADRYLELFTSVQSSGLFEDSKTFPDCPPKMDPLDILLRYRRIKNHPGFNLKRFVDAHFWLPEHRDDEYVSDPGDSLKEHIDKLWPVLTRQPEDHVPWSSLMPLPQAYVVPGGRFSETYYWDSYFSMLGLAESGRNDLLRTMADNFAWIIEMYGHIPNGNRTYYLSRSQPPVFALMVELFEEDGVRGARRYLDHLKMEYEFWMDGADSLAPNQAYRHVVCLPDGTLLNRYWDDRDTPRDESWREDVETAKLSSRPANEVYRDLRAGAESGWDYSSRWLRDGHRLASIRTTQFIPVDLNAFLHKLESTIANISGLKGDKVTETLFRRKAETRREAINCYLWDDNEGCFRDYDWHRQQMALFSAASVVPLYVGLASHYQAERLSDAVRTRLLTPGGIMATEYETGQQWDKPNGWAPLQWMAIQGFKQYGNDVLGDEIARNWLKTVNQYYQQHHKLIEKYHISGDTSREGGGGEYPLQDGFGWTNGVVRRLIGLYGENYD; encoded by the coding sequence ATGCAAAATGCGAATTACCAGACGAATGAAAACGCGCTGTTTGACAGCGAAAACGCTGATAGCGAAGAGACGCGTCTGAGCGAGCTCGAGCCCATTGAACTGATCCTTGACCGGATGATGGATGCGGAACCGGAACCGGGGATGATCGAAGGTTTGCCGCCTTCTGATGCCTTAACGCCTGCCGACCGTTATCTGGAATTGTTTACCAGTGTGCAATCTTCAGGGCTTTTCGAGGACAGCAAAACCTTTCCCGACTGCCCGCCGAAAATGGATCCGCTGGACATATTGCTGCGTTATCGGCGGATAAAAAACCATCCGGGCTTCAACCTGAAACGATTTGTGGACGCGCATTTCTGGCTGCCGGAACATCGTGATGATGAATACGTCTCCGACCCCGGCGATTCGCTGAAAGAGCACATCGACAAACTGTGGCCGGTGCTCACGCGCCAGCCGGAAGACCACGTGCCCTGGTCGTCACTGATGCCGTTGCCCCAGGCCTATGTGGTGCCGGGCGGGCGTTTCAGTGAAACCTATTACTGGGATTCTTACTTTTCGATGTTAGGGCTGGCGGAAAGTGGCCGTAATGATCTGTTGCGCACCATGGCGGATAATTTCGCCTGGATTATCGAGATGTACGGCCATATTCCTAACGGCAACCGCACGTATTATCTCAGCCGTTCCCAGCCACCGGTGTTTGCGCTGATGGTCGAACTGTTCGAGGAAGACGGCGTGCGCGGTGCGCGGCGTTACCTTGACCATCTGAAAATGGAATATGAGTTCTGGATGGACGGCGCGGATTCTCTGGCCCCGAATCAGGCTTACCGGCATGTGGTTTGCCTGCCGGATGGCACGCTGCTCAACCGTTACTGGGATGACAGGGACACACCGCGCGATGAATCGTGGCGCGAAGATGTCGAAACCGCGAAACTTTCGAGCCGCCCGGCGAATGAGGTTTACCGCGATTTGCGCGCTGGCGCGGAATCCGGCTGGGATTATTCGTCGCGCTGGTTGCGTGACGGGCATCGTCTCGCCAGCATCCGCACCACGCAATTTATCCCGGTGGATCTGAATGCGTTTCTGCACAAGCTGGAAAGTACCATTGCCAATATTTCCGGACTGAAAGGGGATAAAGTCACCGAAACGTTATTCCGCCGGAAAGCCGAAACACGCCGCGAGGCCATCAACTGTTATCTGTGGGATGACAACGAAGGTTGTTTCCGTGATTACGACTGGCACCGTCAGCAAATGGCGCTGTTTTCCGCCGCCAGCGTGGTGCCTTTGTATGTCGGACTTGCCAGCCATTATCAGGCCGAACGTCTGTCAGACGCCGTGCGTACCCGCTTACTCACTCCCGGCGGCATCATGGCGACAGAGTATGAAACCGGTCAACAGTGGGATAAACCCAACGGCTGGGCACCGCTGCAATGGATGGCGATTCAGGGCTTTAAGCAATACGGCAATGATGTGCTGGGCGATGAAATTGCCCGTAACTGGCTGAAAACCGTGAATCAGTATTATCAGCAACACCATAAACTGATTGAGAAATACCACATTTCAGGCGACACATCCCGCGAAGGCGGCGGCGGGGAATATCCGCTGCAGGACGGTTTCGGCTGGACCAACGGCGTCGTGCGGCGGTTGATTGGTTTATATGGTGAGAATTACGACTGA
- the otsA gene encoding alpha,alpha-trehalose-phosphate synthase, translating into MSRLVVVSNRIAIPDGSKSAGGLAVGILDALKNTSGLWFGWNGEISEISGEEEDDLNLMEDDGITYASVPLNQNDYDLYYCQFSNAVLWPALHYRIDLVDFQREAWDGYCRVNDMLAKRLQPLIKADDILWIHDYHLLPFAAALRKLGVKNRIGFFLHIPFPTPEIFNAVPTHDELLKMMCEYDLLGFQTEGDRLAFLDNLKALTDIEDCDAHQHQAFGKTFATGVYPISIAPESIKEMAEGPLPPKMAAMERELREAKNIISCERLDYTKGLPERFLAFEALLEKFPQHRGKVRYSQIAPTSRGDVQAYQELRHQLETEVGRINGKYGGINQTPLFYLNQHFQRSLLMKLFRLTDVGLVTPLRDGMNLVAKEYVAAQDPQDPGVLVLSQFAGAANELTSALIVNPYDRDDVAAALDKALTMPLEERLERYNDMMAVLRKNDIANWGETYLRDLYAISPQGEKNNAVA; encoded by the coding sequence ATGAGTCGCCTGGTGGTTGTCTCTAACCGAATTGCCATTCCTGACGGTTCCAAATCCGCCGGAGGACTGGCCGTGGGCATTCTGGATGCGCTGAAAAATACATCAGGCCTCTGGTTTGGCTGGAATGGTGAGATAAGTGAAATATCGGGCGAAGAAGAGGATGACCTGAATCTGATGGAAGATGACGGCATTACTTACGCTTCGGTTCCGCTTAATCAAAACGATTACGATCTGTATTACTGCCAGTTTTCCAATGCCGTACTTTGGCCAGCACTTCATTATCGTATTGATCTGGTGGATTTCCAGCGTGAAGCCTGGGACGGTTACTGCCGGGTCAATGACATGCTGGCGAAAAGATTGCAGCCGCTGATCAAAGCAGACGATATCTTGTGGATCCACGATTATCATTTACTGCCGTTTGCCGCTGCGCTGCGCAAACTCGGCGTAAAAAACCGCATAGGTTTCTTCCTGCATATTCCGTTCCCGACCCCGGAAATTTTTAATGCGGTGCCGACGCACGATGAATTGCTCAAGATGATGTGTGAGTATGATTTACTGGGCTTCCAGACCGAAGGGGACCGCCTGGCGTTTCTGGATAATCTCAAGGCACTGACCGATATTGAAGATTGCGACGCGCATCAGCATCAGGCATTTGGCAAAACCTTTGCCACTGGCGTATACCCGATCAGCATTGCGCCGGAAAGCATAAAGGAAATGGCCGAAGGCCCGCTGCCACCGAAAATGGCGGCGATGGAACGTGAACTTCGCGAAGCGAAAAACATCATTTCCTGCGAGCGTCTCGATTACACCAAAGGGCTGCCGGAACGTTTTCTGGCCTTTGAGGCATTGCTGGAAAAATTCCCGCAGCATCGCGGTAAAGTGCGCTATTCGCAAATCGCTCCGACATCACGCGGCGACGTGCAGGCTTATCAGGAACTTCGTCATCAGCTGGAAACCGAGGTGGGGCGCATCAACGGTAAATACGGTGGCATCAACCAGACGCCGCTGTTTTACCTCAACCAGCATTTCCAGCGCAGCCTGCTGATGAAATTATTCCGTCTGACGGATGTCGGGCTGGTAACGCCGCTGCGTGATGGCATGAATCTGGTGGCGAAAGAATATGTCGCCGCGCAGGATCCGCAAGATCCCGGCGTTCTTGTTTTGTCACAATTTGCCGGTGCGGCGAATGAACTAACGTCGGCGCTAATCGTCAACCCTTATGACCGTGATGACGTGGCGGCGGCGCTGGATAAAGCGCTGACCATGCCGCTGGAAGAACGGCTTGAGCGTTATAACGACATGATGGCGGTGCTGCGTAAAAATGATATTGCGAACTGGGGCGAAACCTATTTGCGCGATTTATACGCCATTTCGCCACAGGGAGAAAAAAACAACGCTGTCGCATAA